The following are from one region of the Cloacibacterium normanense genome:
- a CDS encoding arginase family protein gives MNIEDIIISPKKIETRPWQLGSLITNEIPENGILLVFCSDYRGGKGNAVAKNFDTVRDEFYKLSKFDFEIPICDLGDLISGKSLQDTHYILQEVLSSCLYKNTVPIVVGGGNDLSIAMIYALNFHQKNIRYTQINNKIDLSNEGDEISEKNFLQKIFNSKLLSLKDYHHLGYQKHLNEIDAVKLMKSVEFDVIRLAEMMGNTDRIEPFFRRADLVTLNCDAVESFAEPFSVNPQINGLNRREICAVMKEIGLGENLKLAGIFNFNADAENILNHQLLAQMLWYLLEGIDIQKTHPKERHYDTFWVLIDDQEFAFKRDSFTGLWYFGSDENIQKCVPCSQYEYDLAKNGVLSERLLRV, from the coding sequence ATGAACATAGAAGACATTATCATTTCACCAAAAAAAATAGAAACTCGACCTTGGCAATTAGGAAGTTTGATTACGAATGAAATTCCAGAAAACGGAATTTTGTTGGTTTTTTGTAGCGATTACAGAGGCGGAAAAGGAAATGCAGTTGCCAAAAATTTTGATACAGTAAGAGACGAATTTTACAAACTTTCGAAATTTGATTTTGAAATTCCTATTTGTGATTTGGGAGATCTCATTTCTGGGAAATCTCTTCAAGATACGCACTATATTTTGCAGGAAGTTCTATCATCTTGTTTGTATAAAAATACAGTTCCGATTGTTGTAGGTGGAGGAAATGATTTGTCTATTGCAATGATTTATGCGCTTAATTTTCATCAAAAAAACATTAGATATACTCAAATTAATAATAAAATTGACCTTTCCAATGAAGGCGATGAGATTTCAGAAAAGAACTTTTTGCAGAAAATTTTCAACTCTAAATTGTTGAGCCTTAAAGATTATCATCATCTCGGTTATCAGAAGCATTTGAACGAAATCGATGCGGTGAAATTGATGAAAAGTGTAGAGTTTGATGTCATTAGACTAGCCGAAATGATGGGAAATACCGATAGAATAGAACCGTTTTTCCGTAGAGCAGATTTGGTAACGCTGAATTGTGATGCGGTGGAAAGTTTTGCAGAACCTTTTTCGGTAAATCCTCAAATTAATGGTTTGAACAGAAGGGAAATTTGTGCCGTGATGAAAGAAATTGGCTTAGGTGAAAATCTGAAATTGGCGGGAATTTTTAATTTCAATGCAGATGCGGAAAATATATTGAATCATCAATTGTTGGCACAAATGCTTTGGTATTTATTGGAAGGAATTGATATTCAAAAAACGCATCCAAAAGAACGTCATTACGATACTTTTTGGGTGTTGATAGATGATCAGGAATTTGCTTTCAAAAGAGACAGTTTTACGGGATTGTGGTATTTTGGAAGTGATGAGAATATTCAAAAATGTGTTCCTTGTTCACAGTATGAGTATGATTTGGCAAAGAATGGAGTTTTGAGTGAGAGACTTTTAAGAGTTTAA
- the topA gene encoding type I DNA topoisomerase, producing MSKNLVIVESPAKAKTIQKYLGKDFEVKSSFGHIRDLPKKGMGIDLKTFTPDYEVSADKKKLVTELKAAVKKAEMVWLASDEDREGEAIAWHLADELKLKDDNTKRIVFHEITKNAILKAIENPRKIDQNLVNAQQARRVLDRIVGFEMSPVLWKKVKTGLSAGRVQSVAVRLVVEREQEIRNFKPTSSYKVEGVFTNAEKQDISAKLKKDFTKENEAEAFLEKSQNVEFKVLNVETKPGSRSASAPFTTSTLQQEASNRLGYNVTSTMRIAQRLYEEGYITYMRTDSVNLSQEAINSAKDFIEKEFGGAYSSPRNYTTKSSSAQEAHEAIRPTDFSVKSIDDVQLNKLYQLIYKRTLASQMANAKIEKTVIEIGNSALPSHFEAQGEVVVFDGFLKVYGISKTEEDDEENNEKLLPKVNVGEVLSYKKITATEKFTKPAARYTEAALVRKLEELGIGRPSTYAPTIQTIQNRGYVDKREILPQEREIVKLSLGKSGLKKEVLTEKFGGDKNKFVPTDIGEVVNEFLINNFNEILDYGFTAKVEQDFDDIANGSEKWKETLKHFYDNFHPKIEDVEEHADRATGERLLGVDPKSGKNVYARMGRYGAMIQIGENDDEEKPTYASLLPTQNINTISFEEALELFKIPFDLNEFQGKPVSVGVGRFGPYVKWGDAFISIGRGTDPFSVTQEVAENFIKEKIEADAPIATYKGEPVTKGTGRFGPFVKYKDLYVNVPKKYDFDNLTQGDIEELISAKLEKEANRYIQQWEKEKISIENGRWGPFIKFGKGMLKIPKKEDGIKYEAEELQTVSLDEVKKWITDQDKTAFAEKKKPAAKKTAAKKPATKKK from the coding sequence ATGTCAAAAAATCTAGTAATCGTAGAGTCACCAGCAAAAGCGAAGACCATTCAAAAGTATTTAGGTAAAGATTTCGAGGTGAAATCCAGTTTCGGACACATTAGAGATTTGCCTAAAAAAGGAATGGGAATAGACTTAAAAACATTCACGCCAGATTACGAAGTTTCTGCTGATAAAAAGAAACTCGTAACAGAACTGAAAGCGGCAGTGAAAAAAGCAGAAATGGTTTGGTTGGCTTCCGATGAAGATCGTGAAGGTGAAGCAATTGCGTGGCATCTTGCTGATGAACTGAAACTAAAAGACGACAACACAAAACGAATTGTTTTCCACGAAATTACCAAAAATGCGATTCTAAAAGCCATTGAAAATCCTAGAAAAATTGATCAAAATCTCGTAAATGCGCAACAAGCAAGAAGGGTTCTGGATAGAATTGTAGGTTTTGAAATGTCGCCAGTTCTTTGGAAAAAAGTAAAAACCGGACTTTCAGCTGGTAGAGTTCAATCTGTTGCAGTGAGATTGGTGGTAGAAAGAGAGCAAGAAATTAGAAATTTTAAACCAACTTCATCATATAAAGTAGAAGGAGTTTTTACAAATGCTGAAAAACAAGATATTTCTGCAAAACTGAAAAAAGATTTCACTAAAGAAAACGAAGCGGAAGCATTTTTAGAAAAATCTCAAAATGTAGAATTTAAAGTCTTAAATGTAGAAACTAAACCAGGTTCTCGTTCTGCTTCTGCACCTTTTACCACTTCTACTTTGCAACAAGAAGCGAGTAATAGATTGGGTTACAACGTAACTTCTACGATGAGAATTGCGCAACGTCTTTACGAAGAAGGGTACATTACTTATATGAGAACCGATTCTGTGAATTTGTCTCAAGAAGCGATTAATTCTGCTAAAGATTTCATTGAAAAAGAATTCGGTGGAGCTTATTCTTCGCCAAGAAATTATACCACGAAATCTTCATCAGCACAAGAAGCGCACGAAGCGATTCGTCCGACTGATTTTTCTGTAAAATCGATTGATGATGTTCAATTGAATAAATTATATCAATTAATATATAAGAGAACTTTGGCGTCTCAAATGGCGAATGCAAAAATTGAAAAAACCGTCATTGAAATTGGGAATTCTGCTTTGCCAAGTCATTTCGAAGCGCAAGGTGAAGTAGTTGTTTTCGATGGTTTCCTAAAAGTCTATGGAATTTCAAAAACTGAAGAAGATGATGAGGAAAACAACGAAAAACTATTGCCAAAAGTAAATGTTGGCGAAGTTTTAAGCTATAAAAAAATTACAGCTACCGAAAAATTCACTAAACCAGCAGCAAGATATACGGAAGCTGCTTTGGTAAGAAAATTAGAAGAATTGGGAATTGGTAGACCTTCTACTTATGCACCAACGATTCAGACGATTCAGAATAGAGGATATGTAGATAAAAGAGAAATTCTTCCACAAGAAAGGGAAATTGTAAAACTTTCTCTAGGAAAATCTGGACTGAAAAAAGAAGTTTTGACGGAGAAATTCGGTGGAGATAAAAATAAATTCGTTCCTACAGATATTGGCGAAGTGGTGAATGAATTCTTAATCAATAATTTCAATGAAATTTTAGATTATGGTTTTACTGCAAAAGTAGAGCAAGATTTTGATGATATTGCCAATGGTTCAGAAAAATGGAAAGAAACACTGAAACATTTCTATGATAATTTCCATCCAAAAATAGAAGATGTAGAAGAACATGCAGATAGAGCTACTGGTGAGAGATTATTAGGTGTAGATCCTAAATCTGGCAAAAATGTTTACGCTAGAATGGGAAGATATGGTGCGATGATTCAAATTGGGGAAAATGATGATGAAGAGAAACCAACTTACGCTTCACTTTTGCCAACGCAAAATATCAATACCATCAGTTTTGAAGAAGCTTTAGAATTATTTAAAATTCCTTTTGATTTAAATGAATTCCAAGGAAAACCAGTTTCTGTTGGCGTAGGAAGATTCGGACCTTATGTAAAATGGGGAGATGCTTTTATTTCTATTGGAAGAGGAACAGATCCTTTTTCGGTAACTCAAGAAGTTGCAGAAAATTTCATCAAAGAAAAAATAGAAGCAGATGCGCCAATTGCCACTTATAAAGGTGAACCAGTAACGAAAGGAACGGGAAGATTTGGGCCATTTGTAAAATACAAAGATTTATATGTAAATGTTCCTAAGAAATATGATTTTGACAATCTTACTCAAGGAGATATTGAAGAACTTATTTCTGCAAAATTAGAGAAAGAAGCGAATCGTTATATTCAGCAATGGGAAAAAGAAAAAATTTCTATTGAAAACGGAAGATGGGGACCTTTCATCAAATTCGGAAAAGGAATGTTGAAAATTCCTAAAAAAGAAGACGGAATCAAGTATGAAGCAGAAGAATTGCAAACCGTCTCTTTGGATGAAGTAAAAAAATGGATTACCGACCAAGATAAAACAGCTTTTGCTGAAAAGAAAAAACCTGCTGCAAAGAAAACAGCAGCTAAAAAACCAGCAACGAAGAAAAAATAA
- a CDS encoding TonB-dependent receptor plug domain-containing protein, whose translation MKRKQQLLGLLVITGLGIPTLSNAQKKDSVQEKNIEETVLLGSRGGVRSKTDSPVPVDVFNLKKESIILPQSNINQILNIIAPSFTSTVQTAADGTDHLDPAQLRGLGPDQVLVLVNGKRRHSSALINVNGTPGRGTVGKDLNAIPSFAIDRLEVLRDGASAQYGSDAIAGVINLGLKRDTGKLSGQFTYGGNLTPTANDHTGNFDGQNIQVDLNYGNKIGEKGGFYNITWSSQFRDATSRAGTESGNLFNAYNAIEQRALENGVNLSSLFSNINNTPNSQQIINYIHQYAQNVNYFSSAYQSQIQNASTISALQGILTTNFTDQELAYRGLTRKDFNMQIGQSKLNNHQLFANIEVPVSDHWKVYTFGGYSYRNGVSGGFYRRPNQSRTFTGLYPNGYLPQIGTQIQDISFSTGIKGDWKGWNIDLSNTFGQNSFDYTIKNTGNTSLRFASPNEFDAGGLRFTQNTINLDFNKDYDILSGLNVAFGGEHRYENFKISAGEEASYTAYDIFGNPQTTTTAANQKPTDFFGNTLPGGSQVFGGFRPDNAVSKNRQSVAGYVDFALNITDWFLADAAARYENYSDFGSTFNYKLASRIKVADNFNFRFAGSTGFRAPSIHQIYYNVTSTLFTSGQLLEVGTFSNDSKIANLLGIPKLKQETSKSASVGFTYKIPSANLTITADGYFTRIDDRILLTGQFSRAAVSAVAKAAYDEAQVNATQFFVNAIDTETKGLDFVITQNSKISNVKIDNNFAINLNKTKKVGATHTSGLLQSPDLEKVYFAENVRVYLEEATPRVKATLSHNISWKDFSFYLRNTYYGKVTSPDLIDVNGDGTIGAQEHQSIADKVITDVSAAYQFTKNVGLSLGVNNVFDIYPTKNLTASTNNDQFIYSRSTSQFGLNGRYVFARINFNF comes from the coding sequence ATGAAAAGAAAACAACAATTGTTAGGATTATTGGTAATTACAGGATTAGGAATTCCTACATTATCAAATGCACAAAAGAAAGATTCTGTACAAGAAAAAAACATCGAAGAGACCGTTTTGTTAGGTTCTAGAGGAGGTGTAAGGTCAAAAACAGACAGCCCCGTTCCTGTAGATGTATTCAACTTAAAGAAAGAAAGTATCATACTTCCTCAATCAAATATTAATCAAATTCTTAATATCATTGCACCGTCTTTTACTTCTACAGTGCAGACAGCAGCAGATGGAACAGACCATTTAGATCCCGCTCAATTAAGAGGTCTTGGACCAGACCAAGTTCTGGTTTTAGTAAACGGAAAAAGAAGACACTCTTCTGCTCTAATTAATGTAAACGGAACACCAGGAAGAGGAACTGTAGGAAAAGACCTTAATGCTATCCCGTCTTTTGCAATAGACAGATTAGAAGTTTTGAGAGACGGAGCTTCTGCGCAATATGGTTCTGATGCAATTGCTGGAGTTATCAATTTAGGCTTAAAAAGAGACACAGGAAAACTTAGTGGACAGTTTACTTACGGTGGAAATCTAACTCCAACAGCTAATGACCATACTGGAAATTTTGACGGACAAAACATTCAGGTAGATTTAAATTACGGAAATAAAATAGGCGAAAAAGGTGGTTTCTATAACATTACTTGGTCTTCTCAGTTTAGAGATGCTACTTCTAGAGCAGGAACAGAAAGCGGAAATTTATTTAATGCTTACAATGCAATAGAACAACGTGCCTTAGAAAATGGAGTAAATCTTTCATCTCTTTTCAGCAATATTAATAACACGCCAAATTCTCAGCAGATTATTAATTACATTCATCAATACGCACAAAATGTAAATTATTTTTCTAGTGCTTACCAAAGTCAAATTCAAAATGCAAGCACAATCTCGGCACTTCAAGGAATACTAACTACCAATTTCACAGACCAAGAATTAGCTTATAGAGGTCTTACTAGAAAAGATTTCAACATGCAAATTGGTCAATCTAAACTAAACAACCATCAGCTTTTTGCAAACATTGAAGTTCCTGTTAGCGACCATTGGAAAGTTTATACTTTTGGAGGATATAGCTACAGAAACGGTGTTTCGGGAGGTTTTTACAGAAGACCAAACCAATCAAGAACATTTACAGGATTGTATCCAAATGGCTACCTTCCTCAAATTGGAACTCAAATTCAAGACATTTCTTTTTCTACAGGAATTAAAGGCGATTGGAAAGGTTGGAATATCGACTTGAGCAACACTTTCGGACAAAATTCTTTCGATTACACCATCAAAAACACAGGAAATACTTCTCTTAGATTTGCTTCTCCTAACGAATTTGACGCTGGAGGTTTAAGATTTACTCAAAACACCATCAATTTAGATTTCAATAAAGATTACGACATTCTTTCTGGATTAAATGTTGCATTCGGAGGAGAACACAGATACGAAAATTTCAAAATTTCTGCGGGAGAAGAAGCTTCATATACCGCTTATGACATTTTCGGAAATCCACAAACAACTACTACAGCAGCTAACCAAAAACCTACAGACTTTTTTGGAAACACACTTCCTGGAGGTTCACAAGTTTTCGGAGGTTTCAGACCAGACAATGCCGTAAGCAAAAACAGACAATCTGTAGCTGGATATGTAGATTTTGCGCTTAATATTACAGATTGGTTCTTGGCAGATGCAGCTGCTCGTTATGAAAATTATTCAGATTTTGGCTCTACATTTAACTATAAATTAGCTTCAAGAATTAAAGTTGCAGACAATTTCAATTTTAGATTTGCAGGTTCTACAGGCTTCAGAGCGCCTTCTATTCATCAAATTTATTACAATGTAACTTCTACTTTGTTCACCAGCGGACAACTTTTGGAAGTAGGAACATTCAGCAACGATTCAAAAATTGCAAATCTTCTTGGCATCCCAAAACTTAAACAAGAAACTTCAAAATCAGCAAGTGTAGGTTTTACTTATAAAATTCCTTCGGCAAACCTTACCATTACAGCAGATGGTTATTTCACAAGAATTGATGACAGAATTCTTTTAACTGGACAATTTTCAAGAGCTGCTGTTTCTGCCGTTGCAAAAGCTGCTTACGATGAAGCTCAGGTAAATGCAACTCAATTTTTTGTAAATGCAATTGATACTGAAACCAAAGGTTTAGACTTTGTAATTACTCAAAACAGTAAAATCTCTAATGTGAAAATTGATAACAATTTTGCGATAAACCTCAACAAAACTAAAAAAGTTGGAGCAACGCACACTTCCGGTTTATTACAATCTCCAGATTTAGAAAAAGTATATTTCGCCGAAAACGTTAGGGTTTATTTAGAAGAAGCTACTCCAAGAGTGAAAGCTACATTATCTCACAATATCTCTTGGAAAGACTTTTCTTTCTACCTAAGAAATACCTATTACGGAAAAGTAACATCTCCAGATTTAATAGACGTAAACGGTGACGGAACAATTGGCGCACAAGAACACCAATCTATTGCAGATAAAGTAATTACAGACGTGTCTGCGGCTTATCAATTTACAAAAAATGTAGGTTTATCTCTTGGCGTAAACAATGTTTTTGACATTTATCCAACCAAAAACCTTACCGCTTCTACCAATAACGACCAGTTTATCTACTCTCGTTCCACCTCACAATTTGGACTAAACGGAAGATACGTTTTTGCTAGAATTAATTTTAATTTCTAA
- a CDS encoding DUF4395 domain-containing protein, translating to MPTENKIRITAFLVFILTILYITTHSIWIPLFLLIDFAFRGSGYGKWSILGLIAERLVNILKLEQKPIYFPPKQFAAQVGFIFSLTLLVFNLLEINSLIVSGILLICAGLEAFFNFCVGCYVYNAYYHIKNK from the coding sequence ATGCCCACAGAAAACAAAATCAGAATAACCGCATTTTTAGTATTTATCTTAACCATTTTATACATCACCACTCATTCCATTTGGATTCCTCTTTTTCTATTGATAGATTTCGCTTTCAGAGGTTCTGGATACGGAAAATGGAGCATTTTAGGATTAATTGCCGAAAGATTAGTAAACATTCTTAAATTAGAACAAAAACCAATCTATTTCCCACCGAAACAATTTGCAGCACAAGTAGGTTTTATTTTTTCATTGACCTTGTTGGTTTTTAATCTTCTCGAAATCAACAGTCTTATTGTAAGCGGAATTTTGCTGATTTGCGCAGGTCTGGAAGCGTTTTTCAATTTCTGTGTAGGATGTTATGTGTACAATGCTTATTATCACATCAAAAATAAATAG
- a CDS encoding DUF2062 domain-containing protein: MKNFIQNSIKSQKVFYRYFRRKGIKRLFKENILESDGNNKSKALSIALGIFIGVSPFWGFHTVLALSLATVFKLNKFLTFVFSQISLAPFIPFIIGISMFFGSFFVEGKTNFSHQELNLEMVKHNLLQYLVGSFIFATLLAISFGFTFFYLLNLFRKESTS; the protein is encoded by the coding sequence TTGAAAAACTTCATTCAAAATTCCATTAAAAGTCAGAAAGTATTCTATCGATATTTTCGCAGGAAAGGTATTAAAAGACTTTTCAAAGAAAATATCTTAGAAAGTGATGGAAACAACAAAAGTAAAGCGCTTTCTATCGCCTTAGGAATTTTTATTGGAGTTTCTCCTTTTTGGGGATTTCATACTGTTTTAGCACTTTCATTGGCAACAGTTTTTAAGCTGAATAAGTTTCTTACATTTGTATTTTCTCAAATCAGTTTAGCGCCTTTCATTCCCTTTATTATAGGGATTTCTATGTTTTTCGGTTCGTTTTTCGTGGAAGGGAAAACCAATTTTTCTCATCAAGAATTGAATTTAGAAATGGTAAAACACAACTTGTTACAATACTTAGTGGGAAGTTTTATTTTCGCCACTTTGTTAGCGATTAGTTTTGGTTTTACATTTTTCTATCTATTAAATCTTTTCCGAAAAGAAAGCACGTCTTAA
- the ileS gene encoding isoleucine--tRNA ligase → MKKFTEYKQLNLNAVADNVANFWKANQTFKKSVETREGKPEYVFYEGPPSANGMPGIHHVMARALKDIFCRYQTQNGKQVFRKAGWDTHGLPVELGVEKELGITKEDIGKKITVEEYNQACRNAVMRYTDVWNDLTEKIGYWVDLDNPYITYEPKYMETVWWLLKQLYNKDLLYKGYTIQPYSPKAGTGLSSHELNQPGTYRDVSDTTVVAQFSVKQLSEKASEKISNLESQISNLSILAWTTTPWTLPSNTALAVGRDIEYVLVKTFNQYTFEPINIILARPLLEKQFGKKFVEGTDEDFANYTAESKTIPYQVLAEFTGEDLAGTTYEQLIPWFLPAENPEKAFRVIIGDFVTTEDGTGIVHIAPTFGADDNRVAQENGIPPMLVKDENDNLVPLVDLTGRFLKGENVPELFSGKYIKNEYYDEGTAPEKSWDVELAILLKTENKAFKVEKYVHSYPHCWRTDKPVLYYPLDSWFVKMTSVRNRLVELNETINWKPKSTGEGRFANWLENVNDWNLSRSRYWGIPLPIWRSEDLKEQKVIGSVEELVNEIQKSIEAGFMTENPFKDFEVGNMSAENYAKIDLHKNIVDAITLVSDSGKPMKRESDLIDVWFDSGSMPYAQLHYPFENKELIDSGKAFPADFIAEGVDQTRGWFYTLHAIGTTVFDSIAYKNVMSNGLVLDKNGQKMSKRLGNAIDPFETLQKYGPDATRWYMISNANPWENLKFDLEGIDEVRRKFFGTLYNTYSFFSLYANVDGFNYSEEEVENRPEIDRWILSELNLLVKDVTEFYEDYEPTKVARAINNFVNDNLSNWYVRLCRRRFWKGDYSEDKISAYQTLYTCLETVAKISAPIAPFFMDQLYQDLNAVTGKDAAESVHLTDFPKVDESLIDQNLVEKTHLAQTITSMVFSLRKKENVKVRQPLQKVMIPILDKKTEEQILAVSELIKQEVNVKELQLINAEEASHLIVKQIKPNFKSLGQRLGKDMKTVAGEITNMTSEQISTIEKEGKMTIAGYEIGLEDVEISTKDIPGWTVASEGKTTVALDLTITDELKSEGIAREFINRVQNLRKDKDFDLTDRISISLEENCPFRKELTNNEQYICTEVLSDKIEFVISLANFEEIEIDEVKFNVNIEKI, encoded by the coding sequence ATGAAGAAGTTCACAGAATACAAGCAACTTAACCTAAATGCTGTAGCAGATAACGTTGCCAATTTTTGGAAAGCCAATCAAACTTTTAAAAAATCCGTAGAAACACGCGAGGGAAAACCTGAATACGTTTTTTACGAAGGACCGCCTTCTGCAAACGGAATGCCGGGAATTCACCACGTAATGGCAAGAGCGTTGAAAGATATTTTTTGCCGTTACCAAACGCAAAACGGAAAACAAGTTTTCCGTAAAGCTGGTTGGGACACGCATGGTTTACCTGTAGAATTAGGCGTAGAAAAAGAACTCGGGATTACCAAAGAAGACATCGGTAAAAAAATTACCGTAGAAGAATACAACCAAGCGTGTAGAAATGCTGTAATGCGTTATACAGACGTTTGGAATGACCTTACGGAAAAAATTGGATATTGGGTAGATTTAGACAATCCTTACATCACCTACGAACCAAAATACATGGAAACAGTTTGGTGGTTGCTCAAACAATTGTACAACAAAGATTTATTGTACAAAGGTTACACCATTCAGCCGTATTCTCCAAAAGCAGGAACTGGACTTTCTTCTCACGAACTGAACCAACCAGGAACGTACAGAGATGTTTCTGACACTACGGTTGTCGCGCAGTTTTCAGTAAAACAACTTTCAGAAAAAGCATCAGAAAAAATCTCAAATCTCGAATCTCAAATCTCAAATCTAAGTATTTTGGCTTGGACGACTACTCCTTGGACATTGCCTTCTAACACCGCTCTTGCAGTTGGTAGAGATATAGAATATGTTTTGGTAAAAACCTTCAATCAATATACTTTTGAGCCGATTAATATTATTTTGGCTCGACCGTTATTGGAAAAACAATTCGGAAAAAAATTTGTTGAAGGAACAGATGAAGATTTTGCCAATTACACCGCTGAAAGTAAAACCATTCCTTACCAAGTTTTAGCAGAATTTACAGGGGAAGATTTGGCTGGAACCACTTACGAACAATTAATTCCTTGGTTTTTACCCGCAGAAAATCCTGAAAAAGCATTTAGAGTAATCATCGGAGATTTTGTAACTACGGAAGACGGAACGGGAATTGTTCACATTGCGCCAACTTTCGGGGCTGATGATAATAGAGTTGCTCAGGAAAACGGAATTCCGCCAATGTTGGTAAAAGATGAAAATGATAATTTGGTTCCATTGGTTGACTTAACCGGAAGATTTTTGAAAGGCGAAAACGTTCCTGAACTTTTCAGTGGAAAATATATTAAAAACGAATATTACGATGAAGGAACCGCTCCTGAAAAATCTTGGGATGTAGAACTCGCGATTTTGTTAAAAACCGAAAACAAAGCCTTCAAAGTTGAAAAATATGTTCACAGTTATCCGCATTGTTGGAGAACTGATAAGCCAGTATTGTATTATCCTTTGGATTCTTGGTTTGTAAAAATGACTTCCGTGAGAAATCGTTTGGTAGAACTCAATGAAACCATCAATTGGAAACCAAAATCTACAGGTGAAGGAAGATTTGCCAACTGGTTAGAAAATGTAAACGATTGGAATCTTTCTCGTTCAAGATATTGGGGAATTCCTTTGCCAATCTGGAGAAGCGAAGATTTGAAAGAGCAAAAAGTTATTGGTTCTGTAGAAGAATTGGTGAATGAAATTCAAAAATCAATTGAAGCAGGTTTTATGACGGAAAATCCTTTCAAAGATTTTGAAGTAGGAAATATGTCTGCTGAAAATTATGCAAAAATAGATTTACACAAAAATATTGTTGATGCCATCACTTTAGTTTCAGACAGCGGAAAACCAATGAAACGTGAATCTGATTTGATTGATGTTTGGTTTGACTCTGGTTCTATGCCTTATGCACAATTGCATTATCCTTTTGAAAATAAAGAATTAATCGACAGCGGAAAAGCTTTTCCGGCAGATTTTATTGCAGAAGGAGTTGACCAAACTAGAGGTTGGTTCTATACACTTCACGCCATTGGAACTACGGTTTTTGATTCTATTGCTTATAAAAATGTAATGTCTAACGGTTTAGTTCTTGACAAAAACGGACAAAAAATGTCTAAACGTCTCGGAAATGCAATTGATCCTTTTGAAACTTTACAAAAATACGGTCCCGATGCAACGCGTTGGTATATGATTTCTAACGCCAATCCTTGGGAAAATTTAAAATTTGACTTAGAAGGAATAGATGAAGTTCGTAGAAAATTCTTTGGAACGCTTTATAACACGTATTCTTTCTTTAGTTTGTACGCGAATGTTGATGGTTTCAATTATTCTGAAGAAGAAGTTGAAAACAGACCAGAAATTGACAGATGGATTCTTTCTGAACTCAATTTATTGGTGAAAGATGTTACCGAATTCTATGAAGACTACGAACCAACGAAAGTAGCAAGAGCGATTAACAATTTCGTAAATGATAATTTAAGCAACTGGTATGTAAGATTGTGTAGAAGACGTTTCTGGAAAGGTGATTACAGCGAAGACAAAATTTCGGCTTACCAAACTTTATACACTTGTTTAGAAACTGTCGCGAAAATTTCAGCTCCAATTGCTCCGTTCTTTATGGATCAATTGTACCAAGATTTGAACGCTGTTACAGGAAAAGATGCAGCAGAATCTGTTCACTTAACCGATTTCCCGAAAGTTGATGAAAGCTTAATCGACCAAAATTTAGTAGAAAAAACGCATTTGGCTCAAACCATCACTTCTATGGTATTCTCTTTGAGAAAGAAAGAAAACGTGAAAGTTCGTCAACCACTTCAAAAAGTGATGATTCCTATTCTAGACAAGAAAACCGAAGAGCAAATTTTAGCGGTTTCGGAACTCATCAAACAAGAAGTAAACGTAAAAGAATTGCAATTAATTAATGCAGAAGAAGCAAGTCATTTAATTGTAAAACAAATTAAGCCGAATTTCAAATCTTTAGGTCAAAGACTAGGAAAAGATATGAAAACGGTTGCTGGTGAAATTACTAATATGACTTCAGAGCAAATTTCCACCATTGAAAAAGAAGGAAAAATGACCATCGCAGGTTACGAAATCGGTTTAGAAGATGTAGAAATTTCTACAAAAGATATCCCAGGTTGGACGGTTGCTAGCGAAGGAAAAACAACGGTAGCGCTTGATTTAACCATTACAGATGAATTAAAATCTGAAGGAATTGCGAGAGAATTCATCAATAGAGTTCAGAATTTAAGAAAAGACAAGGATTTCGACCTAACAGACAGAATTTCAATCAGTTTAGAAGAAAACTGTCCGTTTAGAAAAGAACTTACTAACAATGAACAATATATTTGTACAGAAGTATTGTCAGATAAAATAGAATTTGTAATTTCACTCGCAAATTTTGAAGAAATCGAAATTGACGAAGTTAAATTTAATGTTAATATTGAAAAAATATAA